caaatcaaattctattccttaCAAACTTACCAGATGAAACTAGCGAAATGATGTTGTCTATGCTCTTCAATCAGTTTCCTGGATTTAAGGAAGTACGTTTGGTACCAAACAGGCACGATATCGCGTTTGTTGAGTTTGAAAACGAAGTCCAATCAGGAGCTGCAAAAGATGCTCTTCAAGGATTCAAAATCACACCTTCGCATGCAATGAAAATATCTttcgcgaaaaaataaaatatatgatataGTTTGTACGGAAATGTTATcgaaaagaatgaaacaaaatgtgTGTGTTGTACTAGGTCTATGTAGAAATTTATGCAAACACAGTCGAgggtattaaaaataatcttgaaTGAAGATTTACGAACGTAAATCGAGGACATACCATAAAGATTCAAGAACAGtacatgtacaaaattttatgtaatgtatacatacatatgaaACTTCACATTGTAAATAGGaattaaaagatatataacatttttcaaatatacatcATTTATATGGAACTATTTTTGACTTAGTTTTATAATGATTAGATGAACAAGtacagtaatttttaatacgacGATGCtcaatttatgatttatacaaattttacagaaCACCATCATATAACATATTCCTTCGATTATACTCGAACCTTTATTGAGAATCTACAAAACCATAATCGTATGTATttcttgcaaattaatataaGTTTATTGGATAATACTCCAAAGTGATCATTAAATTGCAAGGTTTATagcaataattacatttatgtaatagtaaatttcattatactatcttctataaagaaaaatttaattagtacGGATTCTGTAATGAAACGTGAATCGTTCTTggtcattattttacatttaataatttttttcatttttgtataataagtattccagaaataacaattatttacttttataacaGAATTTTATGCTCGAAAATCgttcttttcatttacaaaaagaTCTATAAGCGTAAATGTATTATTGCCACACACATAAATCTCAGGAAAGgctttcatttatataaagatCGCGAAAGAAACAGTACAaattattaggtggactggaaagtaatgtcgttttttcaatttgaaatacttttttattactcactagctcattgatttttatcgatatggcattcaaaatttgtacattaaatggcaaaaggctgttgataacgagggcgattacataattgattaaaaaaaggaatttattaaaaatttgtttgaatttaatgtaaaataaacgacattacttttcagtccacctaatacaaTGTCATTTAATGAACAAAAAGCATTGTAAAATCtccaataaaattaaaaaaaaattgtacacgtttgaaaaaataccgaaaatattctataacaatatagaagcaatacttattgcttctatatttttacccacttttcgcatttttttgttaatttcacaaattatatcaactagtaaatgttgtttgaactatatctatccttagagacttccgagaatatgtaaaatatcattgattataaaaaaagaagttgagaaactataatttcacacagaagttttttgggaaattgatcggtgtacgaatacattctacacccactgtatacaaataaatcgaATATTTCCTAATTGTATACGCCCCTTCCATCTTACATTTCGATTCAGTCGTATATAAAGTTCATCTTTATTCTCTTCCTCTGGACCAAGACTAAGATGAAACCACCCAGTAACATTTGCTCCGCTATTTATCTGTCTTCCCGCCAAATTATCAACTCCCCCTCAGCTCACGtgcatattaaattattatgaaaaacttCATTcgaagtattttataaattctcgCGAGGTCCATTTTATCGTGGACAATATTAAGCACGAGCATTTAATGAtaattcacaaaaaaataattattcgaagtaATATCGCGACTTTCTGGCGGGAACAGAAGCGAAGAGTGGGGGTCTGGTTCTTAGGGCAGCAAGCGACGCTTGCAAAGCGTTGGTCTACAGTGCAGTGCGTCCAGTGCGTCGTCTCTGCCAGTGGTGCCAGATCAGTCGCGTCTCGGCTATTCGCACAGTAAATTGTGTTCGAATCACAGTTCGAGCAGTGGATGCCGGAGGtggtattaaaagaaaagagaaagatagTGGATTTTGTTCGTGTACAAGGGATACAGAAGAAAATACGAGGAAGATTTAATATACTATACAGTGCAGAGGTATAGCCCGGTTTTCTCACGCCACGACGCGCGCGCCGGCCGAACGATTGCTTTGTCTCCGTATATACGAGAAATTTGAGGTGAGTGACTATCAACGTCTTTCAGCCCTGTAAATATTCTACTCGTCCGACGACCGTACGCATCCGCGAGGATGGATGATCGAGTTAATTGAAAACGATtgtttcgacaattttttggTCGGTCTTTCGATCCGAGCCGATTATTACTTACAGCATACTTATTCATTTACTTATACAACGTGAGACCTTTGATGGACGCTACCACGACTCTGGCGTTGCCATGATTTGTCGATCATGGCGTCCGTTTCGACTAGGCGATGCTtttgcgtttaattttaatagcgAGCCTCCGTCGtgttattcttttttccattataaatagaCGTTGAACACGTCGACCGTTTGATGcgattgtatatttttatttgtgctTATTCGTACGGAAATATCAGCAACGTGTggtattgttaatatttttgaaaatggcGGGCGCGGAAATTTTAGAAACCACTCTCGTATTGTTGCAAGCGAtcgaagtaaattaataagaatacTTTCTACGATCTCGTTGTATTACAAAAagataatgatatttttttttctcttttatttacattcatgAATCGCTTGGTACAATTGATTTCGCGTAATTGTCGCGGTTGAATCGTAACAATTGGATAGCCGGTCGTGAAACCGCCGTTCAACGATATTCAATACAAATGCACGCTCTAGGCGCGTAACTCGTTCTTTATGGAGCACAATTAGTACtctgcaattttatttttctacgagtTTATCAGAAACTGTATATACTCTTTTCTTGTTGTTGTCAAATTGCAGCTACAAATTGAAAGTGCATGGTTTTTACGAGAAGATTTTAAGATCAATAAACACACGATATTTTCTGTATTCTCCCTCAGcgtataaatacattatatgTAACTTCAAAACATTGTAATCGTGTtatctttttgtttatattctgtatcattcttttttttttccactgtAAATAAGATTTCTGAATTTTACAATGAGTTTCTTGTGTGTTGTTTCGTATGTTAaagtgaatataaatatataagaacaaaatttttatgattataCAGTGGTAGGATTAAAAATGTCAGACGATAATTCATCGCCTGTTGTGGAGGAGCAAAAGAAGAAGCGAGGTAGGCCATCGAAAGGGGAAAAAAATGCTGTCAAAGAACCCAAAAAAAGAGGGAGACCCACTTTAGAGAAAAACAATGCATTACGAGCTGCAAAGTCTGACAATGAAGACGATGGATCACCTGTACCTGTAAAAAAGGGTAGGGGTCGGCCAAAGGGCTCTCACAAAAAGAAGGTGAGTAATAATTAGTCTTTAAGAAAATTctgtatcatttaatttaaagtctTTGATGTGTATCTTGTTAATTGAgaatatgtattaattttcagcAAGGAGTTCCCAAAGGAACTTCTTCTGGACGCGGTCGTGGTAGaccaaaaaagaaagaagaaaaaccagAAAGTACTGGTGAAGAAGAGGATGAacaagaggaggaggaggaggaagaggaagagaattaaatataaagaaataatttcaatgtatCACACTGAttctttgaaacattttaaaaaaactgataaatttaaagtttttattttcgcttTTTATATCATAATCTGCAGATTGAAATAGTAAAGcggtaatattatttttaaaactgctCAAGTTGGAAGGacattattaaaacaaaaaaaaaagcgtaaTTTGTAACGACTATATCTGTGAAAAATGGATGAAATGCACATAAAACTTGCATTAAGAATATGTAATACGCTCCTTTCTAGTATTTACTtcgttttttataattattattattattataattattattatgttttaagTATCAATacgaaatgtataaatattttaatgaaagaacTTTGAAAATTCAGATCTCTTATACTGATTATATGAATAAGAaggcaaattttttttaagatatatataatatacgatTACATCTTATTTGTTTACTTCCTTTGCTCCTATGTGTGTGTATTGTAATTCGTAAagcaaaaaaaattcatatagaTCTAATGCTATAagaaatagaacaaaattaaaatatttgtatgtactATGTGCAAAGAATATCcttttttaaacttaaatgTGAACATTGACATTCTTGAGGCAAGCATATGTGTGAATgtcaaatttgtattaaagtaaataaacttGTAAGGTGAATCTCTTAATTCCTACATTGTATACATGCATTCTTGTTTAATTATACACGTTATATTCTAGTTGAAATTACTGGATTTTTATTCTTggattacaatatttaaatgacaCTAATGTATTATAATCGGACCATCATTAACTTTATTAAGTAATCTAATATTTTAGGTAGATAATTCAAAATGGCAATACATCGTGTTATAatttacttttgaaaatttcgtttcattatatTATCTGTAAAGGAAAGGATatggaacaaaaaatatatatacatataattaattccCAAGCACGTAgcaaaaattttacatttataaaaagacTGTTATAAACAGTGtacaatgaataataatgataaaataaagtttgtcattttttgttttttcacaTTTCTCTATTATGGAATTGTTTTATGAAACATGAATCTACTTTATGGTTTTCACATAAATGAAGTCAGTTTTACTATAGTGCTAcagaattttcgataaaacttAGTATtctaatgtttgaaaaaaatgttactttatataaaactTGTAGAATTTGATTTCGTTCTGAATCGAGATATATACAATCTGTTCAAGCATTAAGTAACCATATAAATCTAATAAatactgtaattattaatctatGTCAGAATGTAGACAATATGTACTTAAACGactattttcgtttttattaatgatttcCAAAAAGTTCAGTGTTTTCCTCGGTATCCATAGATTGATATCCTTGCTGTAAAATAAATCactttattttaagaatatattaattagtagagggaaaacatttattgtacGCACGCGTCTTTGATGATTGTTATAACATTCTTCCAATAATTCGGTTTCCCagtcatcttcttcttcttctccaggatcaaaattatacattgGCATAAGTCTATGCCTTAATCGctctaattttctttttcttgataTAATTATCACCTTTAAAAGTatgatgtattattaatagaatgtATTACTCTAAgtagtataaaaatatctaagttttgctaataaaaaaaaaaattatgtttcttcCAAAAAAATGCTATGgattaataaaagtttaaatataatactgcAATACAAACTGATCAATAAACTTAGACTATATTGCAGAAAGGTAATAATACCtaatgtagaaatatttatccaaGCATTATAATTtgatcataatttttattttatgcttttGTTTTCTGCAAATGAATTTCAGAGAAAGATTatgatttaaatacaaaagtgATATCGCTACCCATACCACAGCTGATAACACAATAACAAAGACCACTACACCAAGTggtacaaaaatgtattctatTCCATCTGGTggaccaaattcatcaaaggCTTCTGTTGTTGTAGACATATATATACTGGTGCTTGAAGTGTCAAAGGAAACTAGCGTGCTATTAGGCAATGATGTTGTGGCCTTAGAAACATTCCATAATTGTTGACTAGTTCCACTTTCTTCTGTAGAATACATATATCCTTCGGATGATTCGTCAGATATATTATTTGCCATGGTGGTAGTATAATTTCTGATACTATCATGTAACATCACAGATGTTACAGAATTTGTGGCGCTTGTTacattcatttcattcattgTTATCAATCAGAAAACTGCATTTGATTTTATGAAGAACATAACTTTAAAGATacagaaattgaaactttaaCATTGTACACATGTGACTTTTTTGTTACATGTTTACCTTGTTTTACAAAAAACAGTGAACATAATGTGTAAAAAGCAAAACATTAATTACTTTGTTatcgatatattaattatattaataccaGATActactttgtttttatatgaatatacataatatgttAATGCATCACTTTGTCACACGTTTAtcgttacaaaatgtaaattggATGAAATAGAGATCACATTTGTTGGATTGGATTCGTTAACGAATAGATAACTATGCATCTTGATAAATTTTCATGCTATACTATCAATAGGAAAATGCGATAAGAATTTCACATCGTcgaaaatatcattgattgaCTTTTTGTACACTTCTTTCGAAAATCTTCTTGATTTTACTTTTCActtaagaattattaatttcttacgGCACGGATACCAAATAGTCGACAAATGCAGTTacatgttttcaatttcttggTCTACgaattgttgaaataaataactatatcCTCTTTGGTTAATCATTACGGTAAATTGACCGTGGTTCTTTTCGTGACATGGCATTCATCTTTTCGTCAAATAAAGTACAGACGTTTTCTTGTCCAGTTTaacattacatttttgtaatatagcAATGCAACTTTGCTTTATTTGCAAGATGCACACAACACGAAATACATGAAGTAAACTACCGAACCACTATCTATCGATGTCTTATCGAGATATTTTATCCATAGTATCGATTTTAACATCTTCCGTAGCACTCGGACGAtacgtgaaataataaaacgattcgaaacttttaattaaaacagatttttatACGTGGAAATCGCGGTTTTTAAAACTGTCATTGTCATTATTACTGGATCTGCAAAATtatatgtacagggtgtcccaaaaatggtgTAACACATTGAGAGGGGTGGTTCGGgcggtgatttgaaacaactttttccttggcgaaaatgttgtccgaggctcggttgaggagatattaacggaaaacattgaccaatcagagcgcgcgtataccgttggagcggccatggtagcgaaggctacgtgctaggcggccgcgtccaatgtccttcCATACGCgacgagtcacttgttcgcgtacaagcgcgacCGCTTAGCatatagccttcgctaccacggccacTCCatcggtatccgcgcgctttGATtagtcagtgttttccgttaatatctcctcaacgaagcctcggacaacattttcgctaaggaaaaacttgtttcaaatcacctcccgaaccaccccttccaaggtgttacaacatttttgggacaccctgtatatacgaTGCATAGCGTTTCTCtggtaaataaatgattaacaaaaattaataaagaaaaagttttattatttcgtttaatgaATATGATCGTTGTAATCGATATATTATTCGTGATTATAATctctgaaaattaatatcgctTGTTGCATTTGTTTATACAAGTATTTcgtacgtttaaaaaaatatataaatgaacatcaaaattatttctgaaattgaATAAAGGTATCAATGAAACTTCGAAACAATGTGATTGTTATCgaacgttaataaaaaatcaattagtCGCAATTTTTAGCAGGCATTTGTTCTgattataagaaatattattttttaatttgaccCATATGAGAAAGCACTTTTAAATCCGATTTTCATTTCCAGATATTTTGATTGTTGTTCATTATATtagataaagaaatttgtagGACCTTTATGTAGTCCAGAAATGACActacaatatttgtttagaaaaatatattttgggAAATTACATAAAGTAGGATAATTGTGTTTTTTACATGtgaaatgcataattatcttctttattaatttaccagtattaagaattatttatgtaaaaagttCAACAATATCTCTTTATAAGATCTAAACCCTACaataataacagaaatattcaacattttttatattaaaaatgaaatttgtattccacGATACATACAGGTTAAtaagaaagaacaaaaaattgaaaatgtttaacaaGTACTGTattaataaagattattttacTAGTACTGTACAATGGAAACTGCAATCATCATTTGAAGTAGAAAGCTAGAGTGCAAAATTATcatacataaatttttg
This portion of the Hylaeus volcanicus isolate JK05 chromosome 4, UHH_iyHylVolc1.0_haploid, whole genome shotgun sequence genome encodes:
- the LOC128875548 gene encoding high mobility group protein I, whose amino-acid sequence is MSDDNSSPVVEEQKKKRGRPSKGEKNAVKEPKKRGRPTLEKNNALRAAKSDNEDDGSPVPVKKGRGRPKGSHKKKQGVPKGTSSGRGRGRPKKKEEKPESTGEEEDEQEEEEEEEEEN
- the LOC128875546 gene encoding uncharacterized protein C3orf18 homolog isoform X1, whose protein sequence is MNEMNVTSATNSVTSVMLHDSIRNYTTTMANNISDESSEGYMYSTEESGTSQQLWNVSKATTSLPNSTLVSFDTSSTSIYMSTTTEAFDEFGPPDGIEYIFVPLGVVVFVIVLSAVVWVIIISRKRKLERLRHRLMPMYNFDPGEEEEDDWETELLEECYNNHQRRQGYQSMDTEENTELFGNH
- the LOC128875546 gene encoding uncharacterized protein C3orf18 homolog isoform X2, which produces MNEMNVTSATNSVTSVMLHDSIRNYTTTMANNISDESSEGYMYSTEESGTSQQLWNVSKATTSLPNSTLVSFDTSSTSIYMSTTTEAFDEFGPPDGIEYIFVPLGVVVFVIVLSAVVIIISRKRKLERLRHRLMPMYNFDPGEEEEDDWETELLEECYNNHQRRQGYQSMDTEENTELFGNH